AAGCCATCTTCAAACAATGAAACTCAAAGTTCGCTAATCCGAGTAGAACTTTGAGTTTTATTTTTGATTTCAATAGACAAGGCTTTCAAAATAGGTTATAAAGGAGGTATCAATTATTTTGGAGGAGAAAAGATGAGAGCTGTTATTACCGTCATTGGTGTCGACCAAGTAGGAATTATCGCGAAGGTTAGTTCCATTTGCCAGATGCATCAAGTAAATATTGAAAATATCGATCAATCCATTGTGCAAGAATACTTTACGATGACCATGTTAGTTAATATCTCTGATTTGAGTGTGCCATTTGAAGCTTTTCAACAAGAAGTTATTGAAGCTTTACCATCATTAAGCGTCCATGTCATGAATGAAGCAATTTTTGATGCGATGCATCGCATTTAAGGAGTAAACTATGTTTGAACATCAGGAAATATTAGAAACGGTCCAAATGATCCAAGATCAAGACCTTGATATTCGCACAATTACCATGGGTATATCCCTTACGGACTGTGCAGATAGTGATATTGAGGCAAGCTGTAAGAAAGTGTATGACAAAGTAACGACCAAGGCTGGCCGATTAGTTGAAGTGGGTGAACAATTAGAACGGGAGTACGGAATCCCTATCGTTAATAAGCGGATTGCAGTCTCTCCTATCTCCCAGCTGCTTGCTGCTTCAGGCGGCGACCCTATTCGGTACGCAGAAGCATTGGATAAGGCAGCTAAGACCATAGGTGTCAATTATATTGGAGGTTATACGGCGCTCGTTCATAAGGGAAGTTCACCTGCTGAAGATGCACTCATTGACTCAATTCCTGAAGCTCTCGCTCAAACTGAGCGGGTATGTGCTTCGGTCAATATCGGTTCAACGCGAGCTGGAATTAATATGGACGCAGTTATAGAGATGGGCCAAGTGATTCGCAAGGCAGCTGAACTTACTCAAGACCGCCAATGCGTCGGTGCCTCTAAGCTTGTCGTCTTCTGTAATGCCGTGGAAGATAACCCGTTCATGGCCGGTGCTTTCCACGGAGCGGGCGAACCAGATTGTGTCATAAACGTCGGTGTCTCTGGCCCTGGAGTCGTTCGCTCAGCCGTGGGCCAGGCTCCCAAAGACGCCCCCATTAATGAGATCAGTGAAATTATCAAGAAGACTGCCTTCAAGATTACCCGTACGGGACAATTGATTGGAACTGAAGCGGCTAAACGACTGAATGTGCCTTTCGGTATTGTTGATATTTCCTTGGCGCCAACGCCAGCTGCAGGAGATTCCGTAGCCTACATTCTGGAAGAAATGGGCTTGGAAGAAGTAGGAACCCACGGCACCATTGCCACACTTGGTCTTTTAAACGATGCAGTTAAGAAAGGTGGCGTCATGGCTTCTTCGCATGTTGGCGGACTCTCTGGTGCTTTCATTCCTGTTTCAGAAGATGCCGGCATGATCGCCGCAGCAGAAAGTGGCACCCTTAAACTCAATACTCTAACGGCTATGACAGCCGTTTGTTCTGTCGGCCTAGACATGATTGTCATCCCGGGTGAAACCTCGCCTGAGACTATATCAGCTATCATCGCCGATGAAGCGATGATTGGCATGATTAACTCAAAGACAACCGCCGTCCGTCTAATTCCAGCAGTTGGTGTACCTGATGATGGTGAATTAAACTTCGGTGGTCTGTTCGGTAAAGCTCCCGTCATGCCTTTGGAAACCAAGAAAGCTGATACGTTCATCCGACGTGGTGGTCGCATCCCAGCACCCATTCAAAGTCTCAAAAATTAACCCCAATTCAAAAACCAGTCCATCCTTGTTGAACTGCCCCCTGTCAAGTAGACAGGCAAATAAACAAATTATTTTGTGCCATGCGTGAGTGTTCTCGCATGGTTTTTCTTATACTGGAATTTTGAGCCCCATAGCTAAAGTCACTCGCTCATTATTGTAGAAATCAATATAGCGTGCAATATCTGCTTCGAGTGCTTCAAAACTGTCATAAGTATTCAGTCGGTACATCTCAACCTTTATAATGCCCCAGAAGTTCTCCATCGGCCCATTATCTATACACTTTCCAACTCTTGACATACTTTGGATTAATCCATGCTCATCCACAAATTTTTTAAAGAAGTAAGAAGTATATTGGAACCCTCGATCACTATGAAACAGGGTTTCGCCAGAAATGATTTCATCCTCAATTTGGACAACTGTATCTTCGACCAACTGATTATTGTTACGCTTCGATAGCTTGTGGGCAATGATTTTGTTGTCCCCATAATCTAAGATGGCGCTCAAATAAGCCTTGCAATTTTCCCCATATTTAAATTCGGTAATATCTGTCAAAAGCACTTGTCTAGGTTCATAATCCTCATCAAATTGGCGATCCAACACATTGTCAGCCACATGTTGGGGCTTGCTTGGTTTATACTGGTATCGTTTGCATCGGATGACCGCTTGCAGTCCCAGGAGTTTCATTAAGCGATAAACACACTTATGATTGACCTTAGCGTCTTTATAATAATTAAGATAGATGGTTATCCGACGATAACCATAAATCCCATTATAGTTGTCATAGACTTCTTGGATTTGTTCCATTAGCCATTCTAGGCGCAACTGGGAGGGCGATGGTTCGCGTTTTAACCATTTATAGTATGCCGAACGGCTGACTCCCAGAGCCTCGCACAGATAGGTTATTTTATATCCTTCTTGCTTAAGTTTCTCAATCGCCTTGAATTCCGCTTGGTATTTTGTTCTTGTAACATCAAC
This region of Suicoccus acidiformans genomic DNA includes:
- a CDS encoding ACT domain-containing protein, encoding MRAVITVIGVDQVGIIAKVSSICQMHQVNIENIDQSIVQEYFTMTMLVNISDLSVPFEAFQQEVIEALPSLSVHVMNEAIFDAMHRI
- a CDS encoding PFL family protein, translating into MFEHQEILETVQMIQDQDLDIRTITMGISLTDCADSDIEASCKKVYDKVTTKAGRLVEVGEQLEREYGIPIVNKRIAVSPISQLLAASGGDPIRYAEALDKAAKTIGVNYIGGYTALVHKGSSPAEDALIDSIPEALAQTERVCASVNIGSTRAGINMDAVIEMGQVIRKAAELTQDRQCVGASKLVVFCNAVEDNPFMAGAFHGAGEPDCVINVGVSGPGVVRSAVGQAPKDAPINEISEIIKKTAFKITRTGQLIGTEAAKRLNVPFGIVDISLAPTPAAGDSVAYILEEMGLEEVGTHGTIATLGLLNDAVKKGGVMASSHVGGLSGAFIPVSEDAGMIAAAESGTLKLNTLTAMTAVCSVGLDMIVIPGETSPETISAIIADEAMIGMINSKTTAVRLIPAVGVPDDGELNFGGLFGKAPVMPLETKKADTFIRRGGRIPAPIQSLKN
- a CDS encoding IS3 family transposase — its product is MARSGKRVDVTRTKYQAEFKAIEKLKQEGYKITYLCEALGVSRSAYYKWLKREPSPSQLRLEWLMEQIQEVYDNYNGIYGYRRITIYLNYYKDAKVNHKCVYRLMKLLGLQAVIRCKRYQYKPSKPQHVADNVLDRQFDEDYEPRQVLLTDITEFKYGENCKAYLSAILDYGDNKIIAHKLSKRNNNQLVEDTVVQIEDEIISGETLFHSDRGFQYTSYFFKKFVDEHGLIQSMSRVGKCIDNGPMENFWGIIKVEMYRLNTYDSFEALEADIARYIDFYNNERVTLAMGLKIPV